One Flavobacteriales bacterium DNA window includes the following coding sequences:
- a CDS encoding DUF4197 domain-containing protein, with protein MMKFKSAGAAIVCMCTLASCSAQILKDLEKTAGDVMQVEKPLTEGEVASGLKEALEVGAKNSTNLVSKLDGFNKNTKIRIPFPPEAAKMEEKLRAIGMGDQVDEFVVTLNRAAEEASKKATPIFVDAIKQMSITDAMGILKGSNNAATQYLQDKTTGSLHEAFKPVVHEATQSVNLTKYWSPLISAYNKIPMVEKMNPDLDQYITQKATDGLFLMIADEEAKIRTDPMARVTDLLKRVFANK; from the coding sequence ATGATGAAATTTAAATCTGCCGGTGCCGCCATCGTTTGCATGTGTACACTGGCATCTTGCTCAGCACAAATATTAAAGGATCTCGAGAAAACCGCCGGAGATGTCATGCAGGTAGAAAAGCCGCTGACGGAAGGTGAAGTGGCCAGCGGCCTGAAGGAAGCCCTCGAGGTAGGTGCAAAGAATTCAACCAACCTGGTTTCCAAACTGGATGGCTTCAACAAAAACACCAAAATCCGGATCCCCTTCCCCCCGGAAGCTGCAAAAATGGAAGAAAAGCTTCGCGCCATCGGTATGGGCGATCAGGTGGATGAGTTTGTCGTCACCCTGAACCGCGCTGCCGAAGAAGCTTCCAAGAAGGCCACGCCGATATTTGTTGATGCCATCAAACAGATGTCCATCACCGATGCCATGGGTATTTTAAAAGGCAGCAATAACGCCGCCACACAATATCTTCAGGACAAAACCACCGGCTCACTTCACGAAGCCTTCAAGCCGGTTGTGCATGAAGCAACCCAGAGTGTGAACCTCACCAAGTACTGGTCACCACTGATCTCTGCGTACAACAAGATTCCGATGGTTGAAAAAATGAACCCCGACCTGGATCAATACATCACACAAAAAGCAACAGATGGTCTTTTTTTAATGATCGCCGATGAAGAAGCCAAGATCCGTACCGATCCGATGGCGCGTGTAACGGATTTGCTTAAGAGGGTGTTTGCTAATAAATAA
- a CDS encoding FKBP-type peptidyl-prolyl cis-trans isomerase encodes MKKFFNSRRMLQGAIALSLFYACGPGSEEETQLFPDFRETGSGLYFKVLKLGEGDSTASVGDIITIHMTYRTQSDSVFLQRESTFTLSEPAFEGSFEEGLRTMKEGDSLAFQVRADSLFPKLMGENLPDFIDSGAYVRVDVLLTAIHPARQIMEDAQAYAEWLDNADMREVQAMKDYLEKNQLLYKIKPTDGGLFVISKTKVPGKRAGYGKRVVVHYRGTFLNGKEFDNSRKNNGEGLDFTMGTEGQVIKGVEMALTYMSQGETMKVMLPSFLAYGKDGSEKIVPPVTPVIYEIELIKVY; translated from the coding sequence ATGAAGAAATTCTTTAATTCCCGGAGGATGCTACAGGGCGCTATAGCCCTTTCCTTATTTTATGCGTGTGGGCCGGGGTCGGAAGAGGAAACACAACTTTTTCCGGACTTTCGTGAGACCGGAAGCGGGTTGTACTTTAAAGTGCTGAAACTTGGTGAGGGCGACTCTACCGCCAGTGTGGGTGATATCATTACCATTCACATGACCTACCGAACACAAAGTGACAGTGTGTTTCTGCAAAGAGAATCCACATTCACGCTTTCGGAACCGGCTTTCGAAGGTTCTTTTGAAGAAGGGCTCAGAACAATGAAGGAAGGAGATAGCCTGGCATTTCAGGTGCGTGCGGATTCCCTGTTCCCAAAACTTATGGGCGAAAATCTGCCGGATTTTATTGACTCCGGTGCCTATGTGAGGGTGGATGTTCTGTTGACCGCCATACACCCGGCGCGACAAATCATGGAGGATGCACAGGCGTACGCCGAATGGCTGGACAATGCCGACATGAGAGAAGTTCAGGCCATGAAGGACTACCTGGAAAAGAATCAATTGTTATATAAAATTAAGCCAACCGATGGTGGACTTTTTGTGATCTCAAAAACGAAGGTCCCCGGCAAGCGTGCGGGTTATGGCAAGCGTGTGGTGGTACATTACAGGGGAACCTTCCTGAATGGAAAGGAATTTGATAACTCACGAAAGAACAATGGCGAGGGACTTGATTTTACTATGGGAACGGAAGGTCAGGTGATCAAAGGTGTTGAGATGGCTCTAACTTATATGTCGCAGGGAGAGACGATGAAGGTGATGTTGCCGTCATTCCTGGCGTATGGCAAGGATGGATCAGAGAAGATCGTGCCACCGGTCACGCCGGTTATTTATGAAATAGAATTGATCAAAGTATATTAG
- a CDS encoding peptidylprolyl isomerase, whose translation MNISKKWIRAGFCLIWLPLSVAMSCNTSPYPDGLYAEIQTPKGTVVCELDYKRAPLTVTNFVGLAEGTIGNQARGAGQHFYDGLTFHRVEPGFVIQGGDPNGDGNGGPGYQFPNEINPELTHDKAGTLAMANAGPNTNGSQFYITQSPQTRLDGRYSVFGHVIQGMDVVNQIQVGDRMEEVRIVRVGKDAKAFTADQTAFNKCLQDIQEKHNNANNNQQLTSQITPMDTGKYEYNEDGLYAEIQTIRGNIVIRLEFEKTPMTVANFVGLAEGTINNTAKKPGEHYYDGLKFHRVVPNFVIQGGDPQGNGQGGPGYKFADEFDETLRHDGPGVLSMANAGPGTNGSQFFITHNATPHLDNRHSVFGRVVHGMSVVNAIRQGDVMEKVIIKRIGKKAEKFESDQQAFETYQKELVSRQEKAKEKQKADFDKKIKGAKKKVQTTASGLQYTILEEGKGDQAAAGKVVSVHYTGYLEDGSKFDSSVDRGQPISFPLGQGKVIKGWDEGITLLKTGSKAIFFIPPSLAYGENGIPNVIPPGSTLIFEVELVSVN comes from the coding sequence ATGAACATTTCCAAAAAATGGATACGTGCAGGTTTTTGCCTGATCTGGCTTCCGCTGTCGGTCGCCATGAGCTGCAACACCAGCCCGTACCCTGACGGACTATACGCAGAGATACAAACCCCAAAAGGAACCGTTGTATGCGAACTTGATTACAAGCGGGCGCCATTAACAGTGACCAATTTCGTAGGCCTGGCAGAAGGCACCATTGGCAACCAGGCAAGAGGTGCCGGTCAGCATTTCTACGATGGACTTACATTTCATCGTGTAGAGCCAGGATTTGTGATCCAGGGCGGTGACCCGAATGGTGATGGCAATGGAGGACCCGGCTACCAGTTTCCCAATGAGATTAACCCTGAGTTGACCCATGACAAAGCCGGAACACTGGCCATGGCCAATGCAGGTCCCAATACCAATGGCAGTCAGTTTTATATCACCCAATCCCCGCAAACCAGACTTGACGGAAGATACAGCGTGTTCGGTCATGTGATCCAGGGCATGGATGTGGTGAACCAGATCCAGGTCGGGGATCGGATGGAAGAGGTCAGGATCGTCAGAGTGGGTAAAGATGCCAAAGCATTTACGGCAGACCAGACCGCATTTAACAAATGCCTGCAGGATATTCAGGAGAAACACAATAACGCCAATAATAATCAGCAACTAACAAGTCAGATCACACCTATGGATACAGGAAAATACGAGTACAATGAAGATGGCTTATACGCCGAGATTCAAACCATCAGAGGCAACATCGTTATCAGACTGGAATTTGAGAAGACTCCCATGACTGTGGCGAATTTTGTCGGTCTTGCCGAAGGAACCATCAACAATACCGCCAAGAAACCAGGTGAGCATTACTATGATGGATTGAAATTTCACCGGGTTGTTCCCAATTTTGTGATCCAGGGTGGTGACCCACAGGGCAACGGACAGGGCGGTCCCGGCTATAAATTCGCCGATGAGTTTGATGAAACGCTAAGACACGATGGCCCCGGTGTGTTGTCCATGGCCAATGCCGGTCCCGGTACCAATGGCAGTCAGTTCTTTATTACGCACAATGCTACTCCACATCTTGACAATCGTCACAGCGTGTTCGGTAGGGTGGTGCACGGCATGTCAGTGGTGAATGCCATTCGTCAGGGTGATGTGATGGAAAAGGTGATCATTAAGCGGATCGGAAAAAAGGCGGAGAAGTTCGAAAGCGATCAGCAAGCATTCGAGACCTACCAGAAAGAATTGGTTTCGCGCCAGGAAAAGGCAAAGGAAAAGCAAAAGGCCGACTTTGATAAGAAGATAAAAGGAGCAAAAAAGAAGGTGCAAACCACCGCATCCGGATTGCAGTACACGATCCTGGAAGAAGGTAAAGGCGATCAGGCTGCCGCAGGAAAAGTCGTTAGTGTTCACTATACCGGGTACCTGGAAGATGGCTCTAAGTTTGATTCGTCCGTGGATCGCGGCCAGCCGATTTCCTTCCCGTTGGGACAAGGCAAGGTGATCAAGGGATGGGATGAAGGCATCACATTGTTAAAAACGGGTTCCAAGGCGATCTTCTTTATACCTCCTTCACTGGCCTACGGTGAAAATGGCATCCCTAATGTAATCCCACCCGGAAGTACCCTGATCTTTGAAGTGGAACTGGTATCGGTGAATTAG
- a CDS encoding NAAT family transporter yields MSLLSAIVMIILVIDPFGNITFFVSTLKQVDPARHQKVIIRELLIALLFLVVFMVAGKYILQLLGISQSSLTIAGGLLLLLIAIRMIFPAPQSAQTDAVQPTEPFIVPLAVPYVAGPSALATVMLIFNREPDRWPEWLLALFLAWVACSTVILLSPRISKWLGHKGLTAIERLMGMVLTAMAVQMLLSGIMEFMAK; encoded by the coding sequence ATGTCTCTACTGTCCGCCATTGTCATGATCATCCTGGTGATCGATCCGTTCGGGAACATTACTTTTTTTGTCAGCACCCTCAAGCAAGTTGATCCTGCACGACATCAAAAGGTGATCATTCGGGAGCTTCTGATTGCGCTGCTTTTTCTGGTCGTTTTCATGGTGGCAGGTAAGTATATCTTGCAGTTGCTGGGTATTTCGCAATCGTCGCTTACCATTGCTGGCGGTCTGTTGTTGTTGTTGATCGCCATCCGGATGATCTTCCCCGCACCTCAGTCTGCGCAGACCGACGCAGTACAGCCAACCGAACCGTTTATTGTACCACTGGCCGTTCCATATGTTGCCGGACCATCAGCGCTGGCAACGGTGATGTTGATATTTAACCGCGAACCGGACCGGTGGCCGGAATGGTTATTGGCTTTGTTCCTGGCCTGGGTGGCATGCAGCACCGTTATCCTTTTGTCGCCCCGGATCAGCAAATGGCTGGGACATAAAGGCCTTACCGCGATTGAACGACTGATGGGTATGGTGCTTACCGCGATGGCAGTTCAGATGCTGCTTTCCGGTATCATGGAGTTTATGGCTAAGTAG
- a CDS encoding 50S ribosomal protein L28 has translation MARVCEITGKKVMVGNKVSHSNIKTKRTFHPNLQVKKFFVPEEGRWITLKVSAHGLRIINKKGILASLKEAREKGFTDK, from the coding sequence ATGGCAAGAGTTTGTGAAATTACAGGCAAGAAGGTAATGGTGGGCAACAAGGTGTCTCACTCAAATATCAAAACCAAGCGTACCTTTCATCCCAATCTTCAGGTAAAAAAGTTCTTTGTACCGGAAGAAGGAAGATGGATCACCCTTAAGGTTTCCGCTCATGGTCTCCGGATCATTAACAAGAAAGGTATCCTTGCCTCCTTGAAGGAAGCCCGTGAAAAAGGGTTCACCGATAAGTAA
- a CDS encoding competence/damage-inducible protein A, producing the protein MKQEVNVEIITIGDEILIGQIIDTNSAWMASALNRYGIGVLQISSVRDRTDHILKALAEAEERADVILITGGLGPTPDDLTKDTLARYFNVGLKTNETALEVLKEYGRKRGRTLSDVILKQADLPENARSMPNAHGSAPGMWFEERGKIFVSMPGVPYEMKAMMESYVLPWLNERFNLPSIQHRTVLTVGVGESTLEEMIRDWEKALPDYVKLAYLPGLGMVRLRLTARGGGADTTAMLDKQVNSLKDIIGKFIYGYEEDTLPGVIGQLLLEKKATVAVAESCTGGYIGHMITGIPGSSDYFKGGIISYSNEIKESLLGVSAQDLIAHGAVSEPVVRQMAEGARKALQADYAVATSGIAGPGGGTEEKPVGMVWVAVSGPHKTECRMFRFGDHRGRNIQLSATAALNMLRILISEAKGSAVLV; encoded by the coding sequence ATGAAACAGGAAGTGAATGTGGAGATCATTACCATAGGAGATGAGATTCTTATCGGTCAGATCATAGATACGAATTCCGCATGGATGGCATCAGCCCTGAATCGTTATGGAATTGGTGTTCTGCAGATATCGTCCGTTCGGGATCGCACGGATCACATACTGAAGGCCCTTGCTGAGGCGGAGGAGCGTGCAGATGTAATATTGATCACCGGTGGCCTCGGACCAACCCCCGATGACCTTACCAAAGATACCCTCGCAAGATATTTTAATGTGGGCCTTAAAACCAATGAAACCGCATTGGAGGTGTTGAAAGAATACGGCAGGAAAAGAGGACGAACCTTATCGGATGTGATCCTTAAGCAGGCCGATCTTCCTGAAAACGCCAGGTCTATGCCAAACGCCCATGGCAGTGCTCCGGGAATGTGGTTCGAAGAAAGGGGAAAGATCTTCGTGAGCATGCCGGGTGTACCATATGAAATGAAGGCCATGATGGAAAGCTACGTTTTGCCCTGGCTGAATGAACGATTCAATTTGCCTTCAATTCAGCATCGGACCGTGCTGACAGTGGGTGTTGGAGAGTCAACGCTTGAAGAAATGATCCGTGACTGGGAAAAAGCCCTGCCTGATTATGTGAAGCTGGCATATCTCCCCGGCTTGGGTATGGTCAGACTTCGTTTAACGGCCAGAGGTGGTGGAGCGGATACCACAGCAATGTTAGATAAACAAGTCAATAGCCTGAAGGATATCATCGGAAAGTTTATTTATGGATATGAGGAAGATACACTTCCCGGAGTGATCGGACAGTTGTTGCTCGAGAAGAAAGCCACGGTGGCTGTTGCTGAAAGCTGCACAGGTGGGTATATCGGGCATATGATCACCGGAATACCAGGTAGTTCCGATTATTTTAAGGGAGGGATCATTTCCTATTCAAATGAGATCAAGGAGTCACTACTGGGTGTTTCGGCTCAAGACCTGATTGCGCATGGAGCAGTGAGTGAACCGGTGGTCAGGCAAATGGCGGAAGGCGCCCGGAAGGCATTACAGGCAGACTATGCAGTGGCTACATCCGGTATTGCCGGCCCCGGAGGAGGCACAGAAGAGAAGCCAGTAGGAATGGTTTGGGTGGCAGTGTCCGGACCTCATAAAACCGAGTGCCGGATGTTTCGTTTTGGTGACCACAGGGGACGGAATATTCAACTTTCTGCTACGGCTGCCCTGAACATGTTACGGATACTTATTTCTGAAGCAAAAGGCTCTGCAGTCTTAGTTTAA